The genome window CGATCCAGCAGGGGACGACCTCCGCGCCGACCCGGCCCTCCGCCTCCAGGGTGATGACGGCGATCGCCGTGTTCCGGCTCTCCGGGTGGAAGGGGTACTCGGGCATGCCCGGATCCGGCTCGAACCCGAATAGCCGGGTCCGCTCCCGGGCCCAGGCCATCCGCTCGGGCGAGTCTCCGGGCTGGCCGCCCAAGGCGTGCGTCACCGTGGCAAGATTGCCCAGCCCGTGGAAGATGGGCCGGCCCCGGTAGGCCTCGATCCCTTTGAGGATGTGGGCGTGGTGGGCGATCACGGCCACCGCCCCGGCGTCGATCGCGGCATGGGCGATCTCGTACTGGTACTGCGCGATGTCCACGGGTTGGTGGACCAGCCCCTGGTGCAGGGCGACAATCACGTCTGTCCCCTCGCCGACCTGGGCGGCCACCCGGTCGGAGAAGGCCGCCAGGGACCGGGGTTCGGCGAACGTGTAGGTCCGCGGCGGGCCGCCGGGATTGGCACCCCGCGGCTCATAGTGCGTGACGACCTCGATCCAGGCGCAACCGGCCTTGCCGCTCCCGGCCCAGGACTCCCGGGGGCCCACGCAATTCACGCTGAGCACCGCGATCCGACGGTCCTGGTGCCCGACGACGGCCGGTTGCCAGGCCTCCTCCAGGTCACCGCCGGCGCCGGTGGTCACCATGCCCCGGTCACGGCAGTGCCGCCGGGTGTCCTCGATCCCCTCGCCACCGAAGTCGTAGACGTGGTTACCGGCCAGGGTGAGGACGTCGAAGCCCGCACCGGCCACCGCGTCCAGCGCGGACGGCGGCGCCGGCAGGGCGGGCACGTCCGAGGACATCGTGGCGGTGGCCTCGGTGTGCGGCACCTCGAGTTGGCCGATGACCACATCGGCCTCCGCCAGGACCGGGGCGACGGCGGCGAGGAGCGAGGTGGCGTCCTCCCGTTCCAGGACGAGGTCCCCGGTGGCCATGATGGTGGTGGTCAGTGCCATGCCCGTCGTCATCCCTGCCGCTCGTCGTTGGCCCGCATCGAGCGGGCCAGGAAGGAGCGCAGTCGGTCCGTCTTCGGGGCGCGGAAGAACTCGTCCGCGGGGCGATCCTCGATGACCCGGCCCTCGGCCATGAACACGCAGCGGTCCGCGACCTCGCGGGCGAACTCCATCTCGTGGGTGACCACAACCATGGTCCGGCCGGTGGCGGCCAGGGCCTTCATGGTCTGCAGCACCTCGTCGATGAGCTCCGGGTCCAGGGCGCTGGTCGGCTCGTCGAACAGCAGCACCCGCGGCTCCACGGCCACCGCCCGGGCGATGGCCACGCGCTGCTGCTGGCCGCCCGAGAGCTGCCGCGGGTACGCGTCCTCCTTGTCCGAGAGGCCCACCTTGGCCAGCAGGTCCCGCGCCGCGGCCTTGGCCTGGGCTGACGGGACCCCGTGGACCGCGATGGGGGCCTCGGTGACATTGCGCAGCACGGTCCAGTGCGGGAACAGGTTGAACTGCTGGAACACCATGCTCATCCGGCGGCGCTGGGCGCGGACCCCGGCATCGGTCAGCGGACGCAGACTGCGGCCCTGTTCGAAGCCGAGCAGTTCTCCGTCCAGGTACATGGCTCCGCCATCGATCGTCTCAAGCTGGTCGAGGCACCGCACCAGGGTGGACTTGCCGGAGCCCGAGGGCCCGAGGATGGCCACCACCTCGCCCTCGTTGACGGTCAGGTCGATGCCGTCCAGGGCCACGAGGTCCCCGAAGTGCTTGCGCAGGCTGACGACCTCGAGGACGGGCCCGGCCTTCCGGCCTCCCGCCGCGGCCGCTGTGCCCGTTGCGCCCGCTGTTCGCGCAGCCCCGGGCGTGGAGGCGGTCTGGGTCTCGTTCATCACTGGTTCTCCTGGTTCCGGATCTCCGCAGCGGCACCGGGCCGGCCGGCGTCGGGCACGGGGGTTGCGGTGGCCTTGGGCGCCGTACGCGTGGCCCCGCGGCTGTAGTAGTCCTCGACCTTGCGTTGGAAGAAGGTCAGGATGGTCACGGCCACGAGATACCAGATCACGGCCACGATCAGCATGGGCACCACGTCATAGGTGCGGTTGTAGATGACTTGCACGGCGTGCAGCAGGTCCCCCATGGCGATGACGCTGACCAGCGAGGTGCCCTTGAGGGTGGCGATGACCTGGGAGCCGGTCGGCGGGATGATGACCCGCATGGCCTGCGGCAGCACGATCCGGGTGAAGGAGTGCCACCTGCTGAAGCCCATGGCCGCCGAGGCGTCATGCTGGCCCTGGTCCACCGAGAGGATGCCCGCCCGGATGATCTCCGCCATGTAGGCGGCCTCGTGCAGGGACAGGCCGATGATGGCCGCCGTCAACGGCGTGATGATGTCGTTCGTGGACCAGCTGAAGAACTCGGGCCCGAACGGCACCCCCACGGAGATCCGAGGGAGCAGGTAGGCGAGGTTGAACCAGAAGATCAGCTGGACCAGGGGCGGGACCCCGCGGAAGAAGCCCACGAAGGCCATGCAGGCCACGCGCACGGGCCAGTAGTCGCTGAGCTGGCCGGCGGCCAGGACGGTGCCCAACGCTGTGCCGAGCACCATGGCCACCACCATCAGCAGGACACTGGTCACCAGGCCGAGGAGCACGCTGGGGTTGAAGAGGTACTCCGCGACGATGGGCCATTCGAACCGCTCGTTGGTGACGAGAAAGGATCCGATGCCCACGGCCACGAGGACCAGCACCACGGTGCCCAGGACGCGCAGCGGC of Citricoccus sp. K5 contains these proteins:
- a CDS encoding amino acid ABC transporter permease, with the protein product MSPSAPSTASTPSAPAVRTDAVDVAQARPRVRPLRVLGTVVLVLVAVGIGSFLVTNERFEWPIVAEYLFNPSVLLGLVTSVLLMVVAMVLGTALGTVLAAGQLSDYWPVRVACMAFVGFFRGVPPLVQLIFWFNLAYLLPRISVGVPFGPEFFSWSTNDIITPLTAAIIGLSLHEAAYMAEIIRAGILSVDQGQHDASAAMGFSRWHSFTRIVLPQAMRVIIPPTGSQVIATLKGTSLVSVIAMGDLLHAVQVIYNRTYDVVPMLIVAVIWYLVAVTILTFFQRKVEDYYSRGATRTAPKATATPVPDAGRPGAAAEIRNQENQ
- a CDS encoding CapA family protein, translated to MALTTTIMATGDLVLEREDATSLLAAVAPVLAEADVVIGQLEVPHTEATATMSSDVPALPAPPSALDAVAGAGFDVLTLAGNHVYDFGGEGIEDTRRHCRDRGMVTTGAGGDLEEAWQPAVVGHQDRRIAVLSVNCVGPRESWAGSGKAGCAWIEVVTHYEPRGANPGGPPRTYTFAEPRSLAAFSDRVAAQVGEGTDVIVALHQGLVHQPVDIAQYQYEIAHAAIDAGAVAVIAHHAHILKGIEAYRGRPIFHGLGNLATVTHALGGQPGDSPERMAWARERTRLFGFEPDPGMPEYPFHPESRNTAIAVITLEAEGRVGAEVVPCWIDDDARPVPVTRTGGGEAVGGYLQQITREAGLDTVLAWSGDRLTVQLEDHPR
- a CDS encoding amino acid ABC transporter ATP-binding protein: MNETQTASTPGAARTAGATGTAAAAGGRKAGPVLEVVSLRKHFGDLVALDGIDLTVNEGEVVAILGPSGSGKSTLVRCLDQLETIDGGAMYLDGELLGFEQGRSLRPLTDAGVRAQRRRMSMVFQQFNLFPHWTVLRNVTEAPIAVHGVPSAQAKAAARDLLAKVGLSDKEDAYPRQLSGGQQQRVAIARAVAVEPRVLLFDEPTSALDPELIDEVLQTMKALAATGRTMVVVTHEMEFAREVADRCVFMAEGRVIEDRPADEFFRAPKTDRLRSFLARSMRANDERQG